A genomic window from Fulvitalea axinellae includes:
- a CDS encoding RNA polymerase sigma-70 factor produces the protein MKTTTEETTDKKKRVDFPQLYLDHHQRMHTYASRILFDHEASEDVVHEVFTDLWDRLEELNVDNWNAYLLRATKFKSLNYLRSKHETIDELEVFEKMGITNGAEEKIAYQDTEKAFREALERIPCRCREVFLLSRDEELSYNEISAKLGISIQTVKNQVSKALGVIREALPA, from the coding sequence ATGAAAACGACTACCGAAGAAACAACAGACAAAAAAAAGAGGGTCGATTTCCCGCAATTATATCTCGATCACCACCAGCGGATGCATACCTACGCTTCCAGAATTCTATTTGATCATGAAGCTTCCGAAGATGTGGTCCACGAAGTTTTCACAGACCTTTGGGACAGGCTTGAAGAGCTAAATGTGGATAATTGGAACGCTTATCTTTTGCGGGCCACAAAGTTCAAATCGTTGAATTACCTGCGCTCCAAACATGAGACCATTGACGAACTGGAAGTATTCGAAAAGATGGGAATCACGAATGGAGCGGAAGAGAAAATAGCATACCAGGATACAGAAAAAGCTTTTAGGGAAGCATTGGAAAGAATACCTTGCCGTTGCCGTGAAGTGTTTCTATTAAGCAGGGATGAGGAATTAAGCTATAACGAAATATCGGCCAAACTCGGAATATCGATCCAAACCGTCAAAAACCAAGTTTCAAAAGCGCTGGGCGTAATACGGGAAGCTTTGCCCGCCTGA
- a CDS encoding SusC/RagA family TonB-linked outer membrane protein, with product MRFALLRKNLSGMTMAVLTVMFTVLSSVDLWAQENRTVSGKVLGESSGEPLIGATINVKGTTQGTTTDVEGRYKLEVPADTEILVFSYMGYISSEIAIGNRATIDISLKEDREVLEEVVVTALGVERNVKALGYQVQEIEGSKLAEAKEGNIVNSLSGKIAGVNIANGVSGFGSTSRIIIRGENSLSGDNQPLFVVDGVPIKNSTDARNNSKVDASNMNVDFGNYAADLSPDDIESVSVLKGAAAAALYGSRAGNGVVLITTKKGNNGRKGIGVEYNASFTMETPLVSPDYQDKYGQGKNFSFEFYDGNGSGVADGVDESWGPLLDGRMIKQFDSPTAGGKRGADVHNLNRAITNESLSDRGAITATPWVAQEDNLEELYQTAFTMSNTISLSSNNEFGHFRTSIGNTYNQGLFENTDLNRNSFKLSGGYNLTEKLKVNANVNYIKTESDNRPVNGYGTESIMYLLIWYGRQVNTANLRDYWQKDLEGIQQFNYNYNYHDNPFFTLHENTNGVVKNRLIGNVSMTYKFNDQISLMARAGTDYVGENRTWRRAFSTQRFKEGQFRQDLLTFQENNFDFLLNYDSDQQADFAYNLSFGGNLMTQRDDYNAASANKLVVPGVYNLGNSAIPVVNYQERKEREIQSLYGMARLAYKNVLFADITGRNDWSSTLPSANRSYFYPSVALSGIVSDMVKLPEFVSFAKIRASWAQVGNDTDPYNLLNYYSFGQPFLGNPTASEDNAVANDELKPEIATSTEFGADLRFFNGRLGIDFTYYINNSENQIIRVETPQSSGYTGRWINAGEIESKGLELVLSGTPVKTKNFRWDINLNWSRDRSKVIELAEGLKNYTIASNSVQVLAKEGGRMGDIYGTGFAKTPAGEVIYDNDGNPVVSNELRNLGNYNPDWMAGINNSLSYKNLNLSFLFDIRQGGVILSRTKLIASTSGNLEETLVGRDKESGGLQWTDGSGNVRHDGIIGKGVVNVGTDEAPNYVENTTIVAASQYYNKHFKRQHEEQGMYDASYVKLREVKLSYRLPSKLLSKTPFQSATFSLVGRNLLLWTDNPHFDPEAISFGGSRIVPGVENANMPSLRSYGFNLNIKL from the coding sequence ATGCGATTTGCTTTACTAAGGAAGAATTTAAGCGGAATGACAATGGCGGTTCTTACCGTCATGTTTACGGTACTCAGTTCCGTAGACCTTTGGGCCCAAGAGAATAGAACCGTCAGCGGTAAAGTTCTGGGAGAAAGTAGTGGCGAGCCTCTGATCGGCGCCACTATCAATGTAAAAGGAACGACACAAGGCACCACCACTGATGTGGAAGGCCGTTACAAACTGGAAGTGCCGGCGGACACCGAGATTTTGGTCTTCTCGTATATGGGCTATATTTCTTCGGAAATCGCCATCGGAAATAGGGCTACGATTGACATCAGCCTGAAAGAGGATCGCGAAGTTCTTGAGGAAGTCGTGGTTACGGCCTTGGGTGTTGAGCGTAATGTAAAGGCCTTGGGTTATCAGGTTCAGGAAATAGAAGGTTCGAAACTGGCCGAAGCCAAAGAGGGCAATATCGTTAATTCCCTTTCCGGAAAAATCGCCGGAGTGAATATCGCTAACGGGGTTTCGGGCTTTGGCTCCACTTCCCGGATTATTATCCGCGGAGAAAACTCTCTGAGCGGAGATAACCAACCGCTTTTTGTAGTGGACGGCGTGCCGATCAAAAACTCTACTGACGCCAGAAACAACTCTAAGGTTGACGCCAGCAATATGAACGTCGATTTCGGTAACTACGCAGCCGATCTTAGCCCGGACGATATCGAGTCCGTGTCGGTACTGAAAGGCGCCGCCGCCGCCGCGCTTTACGGATCCAGAGCGGGTAACGGCGTAGTGCTGATCACTACCAAAAAAGGAAACAACGGACGCAAGGGAATAGGGGTGGAGTATAACGCCTCTTTCACTATGGAAACGCCGTTGGTTTCGCCGGACTATCAGGACAAATACGGACAGGGCAAGAATTTCAGCTTCGAATTCTATGACGGAAACGGGTCAGGCGTAGCCGACGGTGTGGACGAAAGCTGGGGACCGTTGCTGGACGGACGCATGATAAAGCAATTTGACTCGCCGACGGCGGGCGGAAAGCGTGGCGCTGACGTTCACAACCTCAACCGCGCCATCACAAACGAAAGCCTTTCCGATCGTGGGGCCATCACGGCAACGCCTTGGGTAGCGCAGGAAGACAATCTGGAAGAGCTGTACCAGACGGCTTTCACCATGTCGAATACTATTTCGCTTTCCAGCAACAACGAGTTCGGTCACTTCCGTACTTCTATCGGAAACACTTATAACCAAGGTCTTTTCGAAAATACGGACCTGAACAGAAACAGCTTCAAGCTCTCGGGCGGATATAACTTGACGGAAAAGCTGAAAGTCAACGCCAACGTCAACTACATCAAGACGGAAAGCGACAACCGCCCGGTAAACGGCTACGGAACGGAATCGATCATGTACCTGCTGATCTGGTACGGTCGCCAAGTGAACACTGCCAACCTCCGCGACTATTGGCAAAAGGATTTGGAAGGAATCCAACAGTTTAACTACAACTACAATTACCACGACAATCCGTTCTTTACGCTTCACGAAAACACTAACGGCGTGGTGAAAAACAGACTGATCGGAAATGTCTCGATGACATACAAGTTCAACGACCAAATCTCGTTGATGGCCCGCGCCGGAACGGACTACGTCGGCGAAAACAGGACTTGGAGACGCGCCTTCAGTACCCAACGATTCAAAGAAGGCCAGTTCCGTCAGGATCTACTCACTTTCCAAGAAAACAACTTCGATTTCCTCCTTAACTACGACAGCGACCAGCAAGCCGACTTCGCATACAACCTCTCGTTCGGCGGCAACCTGATGACGCAACGTGACGACTACAACGCCGCTTCTGCAAATAAACTGGTGGTGCCCGGCGTTTACAACCTCGGCAACAGCGCCATTCCGGTGGTTAATTACCAGGAACGGAAAGAGCGCGAGATCCAGAGCCTTTACGGTATGGCCCGTCTCGCTTACAAAAACGTTCTCTTTGCCGACATCACCGGCCGTAACGACTGGTCAAGCACTTTGCCTTCTGCAAACCGTTCGTACTTCTATCCGTCGGTTGCATTGAGCGGAATCGTTTCGGATATGGTCAAGCTTCCGGAGTTTGTTTCTTTCGCCAAAATCAGGGCTTCTTGGGCGCAAGTGGGCAATGATACCGATCCGTATAACTTGCTCAACTACTACAGCTTCGGCCAGCCGTTCTTAGGCAACCCGACTGCCAGCGAAGACAATGCCGTAGCCAATGACGAACTCAAGCCCGAAATCGCCACTTCCACGGAATTCGGAGCCGATCTTCGCTTTTTCAACGGCAGGTTGGGCATCGACTTCACTTACTATATCAACAACTCCGAAAACCAGATTATCAGGGTTGAGACGCCACAGTCTTCCGGTTATACGGGACGCTGGATCAACGCTGGCGAGATCGAAAGCAAAGGTTTGGAATTGGTATTGAGCGGAACGCCAGTCAAGACTAAGAATTTCCGTTGGGATATCAACCTCAACTGGTCAAGGGACAGAAGTAAAGTGATAGAATTGGCCGAAGGCCTGAAAAACTATACCATCGCCAGCAACAGCGTTCAGGTTTTGGCCAAAGAAGGCGGGCGCATGGGCGACATTTACGGAACAGGTTTCGCCAAAACGCCGGCCGGGGAAGTGATCTACGACAACGACGGGAACCCGGTGGTAAGCAACGAGCTCCGCAATCTCGGAAACTATAATCCGGATTGGATGGCCGGCATCAACAACAGTCTGAGTTACAAAAACCTGAACCTTTCGTTCCTTTTTGACATTCGCCAAGGCGGCGTTATCCTTTCCCGCACCAAGCTTATCGCCAGCACTTCCGGCAACTTGGAGGAGACACTCGTGGGCCGTGACAAGGAATCGGGCGGTTTGCAGTGGACTGACGGAAGCGGAAATGTCCGCCACGACGGAATCATCGGCAAAGGTGTTGTAAATGTGGGAACGGATGAAGCTCCGAACTACGTAGAAAACACCACCATCGTAGCCGCTTCCCAGTACTACAACAAGCACTTCAAGCGCCAGCACGAGGAGCAGGGAATGTACGACGCCTCTTACGTCAAACTTCGCGAAGTGAAACTCAGCTACAGGCTTCCTTCAAAACTTTTGAGCAAAACGCCGTTCCAATCCGCCACATTCTCGCTCGTAGGCCGTAACCTTTTGCTTTGGACAGACAACCCGCACTTCGATCCGGAAGCCATTTCCTTCGGCGGATCAAGGATTGTCCCCGGAGTTGAAAACGCCAATATGCCATCGCTCAGAAGCTATGGATTTAACCTGAATATCAAATTGTAA
- a CDS encoding XRE family transcriptional regulator → MGIIKDSNLSNIGKVIKEIRLEKGFSLQELGNRSDVTPGLLSKIENFRTIPSIPVLFNIAKAMEVEMKDLVREVTANDRSEVIHIRKGETIAEEREDSEGLTYFNLLSQSIPESDIRVNLVEVDAKTYRPPVATDCLELIYLVSGQVHYGIRHEDYPMSAGDTLYFDGSLLHSVENKTDEKATLFKIYFMNRPE, encoded by the coding sequence ATGGGAATTATTAAAGACTCAAACCTGAGTAACATAGGAAAAGTGATTAAGGAAATACGTTTGGAAAAAGGCTTTAGCCTTCAGGAACTGGGCAACCGCAGTGACGTGACTCCGGGTTTGCTTTCCAAAATTGAGAATTTCCGAACTATTCCTTCAATACCCGTTCTTTTCAATATCGCCAAGGCGATGGAGGTGGAAATGAAAGACTTGGTACGGGAGGTCACCGCCAATGACCGCTCCGAAGTTATCCATATCCGAAAAGGCGAGACAATAGCGGAAGAGCGCGAGGACTCGGAAGGCCTGACGTATTTCAACCTTTTGAGCCAAAGTATTCCCGAGTCGGATATTAGAGTCAATTTGGTTGAGGTTGACGCCAAAACTTATCGTCCGCCGGTGGCTACGGATTGCCTTGAGCTGATTTATCTGGTAAGCGGTCAAGTACATTACGGCATCAGACACGAAGACTATCCGATGTCGGCTGGCGATACGCTTTACTTTGACGGAAGCCTTTTGCATTCCGTGGAAAACAAGACCGACGAAAAGGCCACATTATTCAAGATCTATTTTATGAACCGGCCGGAATAA